Proteins encoded within one genomic window of Citrobacter amalonaticus Y19:
- a CDS encoding fimbria/pilus outer membrane usher protein yields the protein MGSDTLYARDFYFAPNSLEGGENAPQAADLAIFSNPKAQLPGSYPTQVLLNEHKVQSLTLSYINADDGSLAPLLTPAMLRQWGVKVDDYPELAKEPAGEQLKKNIGDYIPDASAHFDFKQQTLHLSMPQVAVSAVSAGYVDPSRWDAGIPVAFSDYSFSGQQDLASDQDKNQDRNQYLNLRSGINLGGWRLRNYGTWSNSSANQGWQTISNWLQHDIQTLKAQFVAGESSTRGEVFDSIQYSGVNIASDDEMLPGSERGYAPVIRGSANSNAVVTVKQNGYIIYQQNVAPGAFEISDLYASTNSSDLEITVKESDGSEHTTTQAFSSIALMQRPHRLRFEATVGRYRADSSSNDKQPEFMQGSAIYGLNNRLTAFGGIIAAENYNAIDSGLGVSLGSLGALSADVTFARTKLDNGETDAGQSWRVLYSSNIALTGTQFSLANYRYSSQGFYNFADANHRYTEEDDINYYDHKRNRIQLNVSQPLGSGGFYFNGYRQNYWQNARTEHSLSAGMNYSLMGINYNMSLTWSQTGTSPDDRTVYLGINIPLSRWLPGSWASYSLTNSQHGATSQNIGLNGSLLEDDSLSYSLQQSHSNQSPADSSSLYATWYAQYARLNTGYYSASDGSRQLSYGANGALVIHPHGVTLSQPLGDQFAVVNTDDTPGIHFQNQRGVSTDWFGNAVIPSLTAYQENRIGLDTTLMPDDVDSSTSALTVVPSRNAAVQAHFSARKGYRVLLTLIQPEGKPVPFGAMATSADGLMNGIVDDQGVVYLSGVNEATSLNVKWGNQRQQRCTATVPAPAESSNNAPSGIKSITAVCRQGE from the coding sequence TTGGGTTCAGATACTCTGTATGCCCGCGATTTTTACTTCGCGCCCAACTCGCTGGAGGGAGGGGAAAATGCGCCGCAGGCCGCCGATCTGGCAATTTTCTCCAACCCCAAGGCCCAACTTCCTGGCAGCTACCCGACACAGGTTCTGCTTAACGAACACAAGGTTCAAAGCCTCACCCTCAGCTACATCAACGCTGATGATGGAAGCCTGGCTCCCCTGCTGACGCCAGCCATGCTGCGGCAATGGGGGGTGAAGGTTGATGATTACCCGGAACTGGCGAAAGAGCCCGCTGGTGAACAGCTGAAAAAAAACATTGGTGACTACATCCCGGATGCCAGCGCCCATTTTGATTTTAAACAGCAGACATTGCATCTCAGCATGCCGCAGGTCGCTGTCAGCGCCGTCAGCGCGGGGTATGTCGATCCCTCACGTTGGGATGCCGGCATACCGGTTGCCTTCAGCGATTACTCCTTCAGCGGTCAGCAGGATTTAGCCTCAGATCAGGATAAGAATCAGGATCGTAACCAATATCTGAACCTGCGCAGCGGCATAAATCTTGGCGGCTGGCGATTGCGCAACTATGGTACCTGGTCGAATTCATCCGCGAATCAGGGGTGGCAAACAATTAGCAACTGGTTACAGCATGATATTCAGACGCTGAAAGCCCAGTTTGTGGCAGGCGAAAGCAGTACTCGTGGTGAAGTGTTCGACAGCATTCAGTACAGTGGAGTCAACATTGCCTCAGATGATGAGATGCTCCCCGGCAGTGAGCGCGGGTATGCACCGGTGATCCGCGGCAGCGCTAATTCCAATGCGGTTGTCACCGTCAAGCAGAATGGCTACATCATTTATCAACAAAACGTTGCACCTGGCGCATTTGAAATCAGCGATTTGTACGCCTCCACCAACAGCAGTGATTTAGAGATAACTGTAAAAGAATCTGACGGTTCCGAGCACACGACCACCCAGGCATTTTCCAGCATTGCGCTTATGCAGCGCCCTCATCGTCTGCGATTTGAGGCCACCGTTGGCCGCTATCGCGCCGATAGCAGCAGCAATGACAAGCAGCCTGAATTCATGCAGGGCAGCGCCATTTACGGTTTAAATAACCGCCTTACCGCTTTTGGCGGCATCATCGCTGCGGAAAATTATAATGCCATCGATAGCGGACTGGGCGTCAGTCTTGGCAGTCTGGGCGCCCTCTCAGCCGATGTCACCTTCGCGCGAACAAAACTCGATAATGGCGAAACCGACGCCGGGCAATCCTGGAGAGTCCTCTACTCTTCAAATATCGCCCTGACCGGTACCCAGTTCTCACTGGCCAATTATCGCTATTCGAGCCAGGGATTTTACAACTTTGCCGACGCCAATCATCGCTACACAGAGGAGGACGACATCAATTATTACGATCACAAACGTAACCGTATCCAGCTAAATGTCAGCCAACCGTTAGGAAGTGGTGGCTTCTATTTCAATGGCTATCGGCAAAACTACTGGCAAAACGCTCGTACTGAACACAGCCTTTCTGCCGGAATGAATTATTCCCTGATGGGGATCAACTATAATATGTCTCTTACCTGGAGCCAAACCGGGACAAGCCCTGATGATCGTACCGTTTACCTTGGAATTAACATTCCGCTCAGCCGCTGGCTACCCGGCAGTTGGGCCTCGTACAGCCTCACCAATAGCCAGCATGGGGCGACCTCGCAAAACATCGGATTAAACGGTTCCCTGCTTGAGGACGACAGCCTTAGCTATTCACTACAGCAGAGCCACAGTAATCAATCCCCCGCCGACAGCAGCAGTTTGTACGCAACCTGGTATGCGCAATATGCCAGGCTGAACACGGGATATTACAGCGCTTCTGATGGCTCGCGGCAACTCAGCTATGGTGCTAACGGCGCGCTGGTTATTCACCCGCATGGCGTAACATTGTCACAACCACTGGGCGATCAGTTTGCCGTTGTTAATACCGATGACACGCCGGGCATTCACTTTCAGAACCAGCGAGGGGTCAGCACAGACTGGTTTGGCAACGCCGTCATCCCTTCTCTGACGGCCTATCAGGAAAACCGTATTGGCCTGGATACCACGCTGATGCCTGATGATGTCGACAGCAGCACCAGCGCATTAACGGTAGTTCCATCACGCAATGCCGCCGTACAAGCGCATTTTAGCGCTCGCAAAGGTTACCGGGTGTTGCTCACGCTGATACAGCCAGAAGGAAAACCTGTTCCGTTCGGCGCAATGGCAACCTCTGCGGACGGATTGATGAATGGCATTGTCGATGACCAGGGTGTCGTCTATTTATCCGGCGTCAATGAAGCCACCTCACTCAACGTCAAATGGGGTAATCAGCGCCAGCAACGCTGTACCGCCACCGTGCCAGCCCCTGCAGAAAGTTCCAATAATGCACCTTCCGGTATCAAAAGCATCACCGCCGTTTGTCGTCAGGGAGAATAA
- a CDS encoding fimbrial protein: protein MITSPHHPSFSVSQYWPLLVLLLLFCQPLWQNKAIAAGYIYSGCFPASTHYSGSINAELSPSDNAAGHTITGQFNYELPGDAVVAQCSSCTGVSANTNEVISSYAATSLPAGAASGFGKLTDKISIKVSYFSDTMTGGNVQSSIQNYPTEFPTVSISEPVDGDENTQSLCAKSPVAGVPQRQFKWNKTAASLYIVSPILGEEVIPLTTILRTYVCIASTNIECPFEKAAFASDISLSGVISAPLGCVINQGSKIDVEFGTLASSNFTAQGHPPSGYTLRDVDIQFHCDKPAVSNSDKIRLSFSSDQGVSDTGTGFIAKMIGRDDIGVRMYDADNQNVTLDGTTELPITLDDNGDGRIKMTAAPVATTGSKPAPGKFEGNVTVKMNIR from the coding sequence ATGATAACCTCACCGCATCACCCCTCTTTTAGTGTCTCACAGTACTGGCCGCTTCTGGTCCTCTTACTGCTGTTTTGCCAGCCACTCTGGCAAAACAAAGCCATCGCAGCGGGCTATATCTATAGCGGTTGCTTCCCGGCAAGCACTCATTACAGTGGGAGCATAAATGCTGAACTTTCCCCCAGCGATAATGCCGCAGGTCATACCATCACCGGGCAGTTCAATTACGAATTACCCGGAGACGCCGTTGTCGCACAATGCAGTAGCTGTACCGGCGTGTCGGCCAATACCAACGAGGTCATTAGCAGCTATGCCGCTACCTCGTTACCGGCAGGGGCTGCCAGTGGTTTCGGTAAACTGACGGATAAAATAAGTATCAAAGTCAGCTATTTTAGTGACACGATGACTGGAGGAAATGTCCAAAGTTCAATACAGAATTATCCTACTGAATTTCCCACCGTATCCATTTCTGAGCCGGTAGACGGCGACGAGAATACGCAATCACTGTGTGCTAAAAGCCCAGTCGCAGGTGTGCCCCAGCGGCAGTTTAAGTGGAATAAAACAGCGGCAAGTTTGTATATTGTTTCGCCTATACTCGGAGAAGAGGTGATCCCCCTGACAACGATATTAAGAACCTATGTTTGCATTGCCAGCACGAATATAGAGTGCCCCTTCGAAAAAGCGGCGTTTGCTTCGGATATTTCACTCTCCGGCGTCATTAGCGCCCCACTCGGTTGTGTCATAAATCAGGGTTCAAAAATCGATGTCGAGTTTGGCACCCTTGCCAGCTCGAATTTTACCGCCCAGGGCCATCCGCCCAGCGGATACACCTTAAGAGACGTGGATATCCAGTTCCACTGCGATAAACCTGCCGTTAGTAACAGTGACAAAATAAGACTGTCATTCTCCTCGGATCAGGGCGTCAGCGACACCGGTACGGGGTTCATTGCCAAAATGATTGGTCGGGATGACATCGGCGTTCGAATGTATGACGCAGATAATCAGAACGTGACGCTGGATGGGACGACCGAATTACCAATCACCCTGGATGACAACGGTGATGGCAGAATAAAAATGACAGCCGCCCCGGTAGCAACCACAGGCAGTAAACCCGCCCCCGGCAAGTTTGAAGGCAACGTCACTGTGAAGATGAATATCCGTTAG
- the cheZ gene encoding protein phosphatase CheZ encodes MMQPSIKPVDEHSAGDIIARIGSLTRMLRDSLRELGLDQAIAEAAEAIPDARDRLDYVVQMTAQAAERALNSVEASQPHQDEMEKGAKALSKRWDEWFENPIELSDARELVTDTRKYLGDVPGHTSFTNAQLLDIMMAQDFQDLTGQVIKRMMDVIQEIERQLLMVLLENIPEQGGRPKRESDSLLNGPQVDTSKAGVVASQDQVDDLLDSLGF; translated from the coding sequence ATGATGCAACCATCGATTAAACCCGTAGATGAACATTCTGCCGGGGATATCATTGCCCGCATTGGTAGCCTGACCCGCATGCTGCGTGACAGCCTGCGCGAACTGGGACTGGACCAGGCCATTGCTGAAGCGGCAGAAGCCATTCCCGATGCCCGCGACCGTCTGGACTATGTGGTACAGATGACCGCGCAGGCGGCTGAACGCGCCCTGAACAGCGTTGAAGCCTCCCAGCCGCATCAGGATGAAATGGAGAAAGGGGCAAAGGCGCTGAGCAAGCGCTGGGACGAGTGGTTCGAAAACCCGATTGAGCTCTCTGACGCCCGCGAACTGGTGACGGATACGCGCAAATACCTCGGCGATGTGCCCGGACATACCAGCTTCACCAATGCGCAATTGCTCGACATCATGATGGCGCAGGATTTCCAGGATCTGACCGGTCAGGTTATCAAGCGCATGATGGATGTGATTCAGGAGATTGAACGTCAATTACTGATGGTGCTGCTGGAAAACATTCCGGAGCAGGGCGGTCGACCTAAACGTGAAAGCGACAGCCTGCTGAATGGGCCGCAGGTTGATACCAGTAAAGCCGGTGTGGTCGCCAGCCAGGACCAGGTGGACGACTTGCTGGACAGCTTAGGGTTCTAA
- the cheY gene encoding chemotaxis response regulator CheY has product MADKELKFLVVDDFSTMRRIVRNLLKELGFNNVEEAEDGADALNKLQAGGFGFVISDWNMPNIDGLELLKTIRADGGMSSLPVLMVTAEAKKENIIAAAQAGASGYVVKPFTAATLEEKLNKIFEKLGM; this is encoded by the coding sequence ATGGCGGATAAAGAGCTTAAATTTTTGGTTGTGGATGACTTTTCCACCATGCGTCGCATCGTGCGTAACCTGCTTAAGGAGCTGGGATTTAACAACGTGGAAGAGGCCGAAGATGGCGCGGATGCGTTGAATAAACTGCAGGCAGGTGGGTTTGGCTTTGTGATTTCTGACTGGAACATGCCGAACATCGACGGTCTCGAGTTACTGAAAACCATTCGCGCGGACGGCGGGATGTCTTCACTGCCGGTGCTGATGGTGACGGCAGAAGCGAAGAAAGAGAACATCATTGCCGCGGCGCAGGCCGGTGCCAGCGGCTACGTGGTGAAACCGTTCACGGCAGCGACGCTGGAAGAAAAACTTAATAAAATCTTTGAGAAACTGGGCATGTAA
- the cheB gene encoding protein-glutamate methylesterase/protein glutamine deamidase, with product MSKIRVLSVDDSALMRQIMTEIINSHSDMEMVATAPDPLVARDLIKKYNPDVLTLDVEMPRMDGLDFLEKLMRLRPMPVVMVSSLTGKGSEVTLRALELGAIDFVTKPQLGIREGMLAYSEMIAEKVRTASRARLTAHKPLEAPVTLKAGPLLSSEKLIAIGASTGGTEAIRHVLQPLPLSSPAVIITQHMPPGFTRSFAERLNKLCQIAVKEAEDGERVLPGHAYIAPGDKHMELARSGANYQIKIHDGPPVNRHRPSVDVLFHSVAIHAGRNAVGVILTGMGNDGAAGMLAMHQAGAWTIAQNEASCVVFGMPREAINMGGVSEVVDLSQVSQQMLAKISAGQAIRI from the coding sequence ATGAGTAAAATCAGGGTGTTATCGGTCGATGATTCTGCATTGATGCGCCAAATCATGACTGAAATTATTAATAGCCATAGCGATATGGAGATGGTGGCAACCGCGCCCGATCCGCTCGTTGCCCGGGACTTGATCAAGAAATATAACCCTGACGTGTTGACGCTGGACGTCGAAATGCCGCGGATGGACGGCCTCGATTTTCTCGAAAAGCTGATGCGACTGCGTCCGATGCCGGTGGTGATGGTGTCGTCGCTGACGGGGAAAGGATCGGAAGTGACGCTGCGGGCGCTGGAACTGGGGGCTATTGATTTTGTCACCAAGCCGCAGTTAGGGATCCGTGAAGGGATGCTGGCCTACAGCGAGATGATTGCGGAGAAAGTGCGTACGGCGTCCCGCGCGCGTCTGACGGCCCATAAACCGCTTGAGGCACCGGTGACCTTAAAGGCGGGACCGCTGCTCAGCTCGGAAAAGCTGATTGCCATTGGTGCCTCGACGGGCGGCACCGAGGCCATTCGCCATGTGCTGCAGCCGCTGCCGCTCTCCAGTCCGGCGGTCATTATTACGCAGCATATGCCGCCAGGCTTTACCCGTTCCTTCGCTGAGCGTCTGAACAAACTATGTCAGATAGCCGTGAAAGAGGCGGAGGACGGCGAGCGCGTTCTGCCGGGCCATGCCTACATTGCGCCGGGCGACAAGCATATGGAGCTGGCGCGCAGCGGGGCAAACTATCAAATCAAAATTCATGACGGTCCGCCGGTTAACCGGCACCGGCCGTCGGTGGATGTGCTGTTTCATTCGGTCGCGATTCATGCGGGGCGCAACGCCGTTGGGGTGATCCTGACGGGGATGGGCAACGACGGCGCTGCCGGAATGTTAGCGATGCACCAGGCGGGCGCCTGGACGATTGCGCAAAATGAAGCAAGTTGTGTGGTGTTCGGCATGCCGCGCGAAGCCATCAATATGGGTGGCGTCAGCGAAGTGGTCGATCTTAGTCAGGTAAGCCAGCAGATGTTGGCGAAAATCAGTGCCGGACAGGCAATACGTATTTGA
- the cheR gene encoding protein-glutamate O-methyltransferase CheR — protein MTSSLPNGQTSLLLQMTQRLALSDAHFRRICQLIYQRAGIVLADHKRDMVYNRLVRRLRTLGLEDFGHYLSVLEADQNSAEWQAFINSLTTNLTAFFREGHHFPVLAESARRHSGEYRVWSAAASTGEEPYSIAITLADTLGMAPGRWKVFASDIDTEVLEKARSGIYRLDELKTLSPQQLQRYFMRGTGPHDGLVRVRQELASHVEFSGINLLDKQYNVPGPFDAIFCRNVMIYFDKTTQQDILRRFVPLLKPDGLLFAGHSENFSNLVRDFSLRGQTVYALSKGKA, from the coding sequence ATGACATCATCTCTGCCCAACGGGCAAACGTCATTATTGTTACAGATGACCCAGCGCCTTGCGCTGTCTGACGCGCACTTTCGTCGGATATGTCAATTAATCTACCAGCGCGCGGGGATCGTACTGGCGGACCACAAGCGGGATATGGTTTACAACCGCCTGGTTCGTCGACTGCGTACGCTGGGGCTGGAAGATTTTGGTCACTATCTCAGCGTACTGGAAGCGGATCAAAACAGCGCAGAGTGGCAGGCTTTTATCAACTCGTTGACCACCAACCTGACGGCCTTCTTCCGAGAAGGGCACCACTTTCCGGTGCTGGCGGAAAGCGCCCGTCGCCACAGCGGCGAATACCGTGTCTGGAGCGCCGCGGCATCGACCGGGGAGGAGCCATACAGTATCGCCATTACGCTGGCTGATACGCTGGGTATGGCGCCGGGGCGCTGGAAGGTGTTTGCCAGCGATATCGACACCGAAGTGCTGGAAAAGGCCCGCAGCGGAATTTATCGTCTGGACGAACTGAAGACCCTGTCGCCACAGCAACTTCAGCGCTATTTCATGCGCGGAACGGGTCCTCATGATGGGCTGGTGCGCGTGCGTCAGGAACTGGCAAGTCATGTTGAGTTTTCCGGCATTAATCTGCTCGATAAGCAGTACAACGTGCCGGGGCCATTCGACGCCATCTTTTGTCGCAATGTGATGATCTACTTCGATAAAACGACGCAGCAGGACATCCTGCGCCGTTTTGTTCCTCTTCTTAAGCCTGATGGTCTGCTGTTTGCCGGGCATTCAGAGAATTTTAGTAACCTCGTGCGCGACTTTAGCCTGCGCGGGCAAACGGTATATGCGCTGAGTAAGGGTAAAGCATGA
- the tap gene encoding methyl-accepting chemotaxis protein IV, which produces MFNRIRISTTLFLILILCGVLQIGSNGLSFWAFRDGFQSLNQVEQSNQQRAALAQTRAVLLQASTALNKAGTLTALSYPPDDIKSLMVIARDSLAQSGTLFNSFRAIEVNTPQGKALQDATEKSFTQWHSDLEHQATWLENNQLSDFLTAPVQASQDAFDVNFNAWQQNINHVLVVAGQQSKNNYHMSAAIFISMVIIAALLTTGALLWSRKMIVQPLAIIGSHFDSIAEGNLARPIAVYGRNEISAIFASLKAMQQALRETVSDVRQGSLAMHTGISEIAMGNNDLSSRTEQQAASLAQTAASMEQLTATVGQNADNARQASGLAKSAADTAKTGGDQATKVASTMQAIAASSQKIGDIIGVIDGIAFQTNILALNAAVEAARAGEQGRGFAVVAGEVRNLASRSAQAAKEIKGLIEESVNRVHQGSQLVNTAAHTMTEIVSSVTRVNDIMGEIASASDEQRRGIEQVAQAVTQMDQVTQQNAALVEEAAAATDQLAHQADTLSARVAVFKLEEHVVTHQESAPPQAVPVVS; this is translated from the coding sequence ATGTTTAATCGTATTCGAATCTCGACCACGCTGTTTTTGATTTTGATCCTCTGCGGTGTATTGCAGATTGGCAGTAATGGCTTGTCTTTCTGGGCATTTCGGGACGGTTTTCAGAGCCTGAATCAGGTCGAGCAGAGTAATCAGCAACGCGCGGCGCTGGCGCAAACGCGCGCCGTTTTATTACAGGCGAGTACCGCCCTGAACAAGGCCGGAACGTTAACGGCGCTGAGCTATCCGCCCGATGACATCAAAAGTCTGATGGTCATCGCGCGCGACAGCCTGGCGCAATCCGGCACGCTGTTTAACAGCTTCAGGGCGATAGAGGTGAATACCCCGCAGGGAAAAGCCTTGCAGGACGCAACGGAAAAAAGCTTCACCCAGTGGCACAGCGATCTGGAGCATCAGGCCACCTGGCTTGAGAACAACCAGCTGTCAGATTTTCTGACCGCGCCGGTACAGGCTTCGCAGGACGCCTTTGACGTTAATTTTAACGCCTGGCAGCAGAACATTAATCATGTGCTGGTGGTGGCGGGGCAACAGAGCAAAAACAACTATCACATGTCGGCGGCGATCTTTATCAGCATGGTGATTATTGCCGCGCTGTTAACCACCGGCGCGCTGCTCTGGTCACGCAAAATGATCGTCCAGCCGCTGGCGATTATTGGCAGTCATTTTGACAGCATTGCCGAGGGTAACCTGGCGCGTCCGATTGCGGTCTACGGGCGTAATGAGATTTCGGCAATCTTCGCCAGCCTTAAGGCGATGCAGCAGGCGCTGCGGGAAACCGTTAGCGACGTGCGTCAGGGCAGTCTGGCGATGCACACCGGGATTTCCGAAATTGCGATGGGCAATAACGATCTCTCCTCTCGCACCGAGCAGCAGGCGGCGTCGCTGGCGCAGACGGCGGCCAGCATGGAGCAGTTGACCGCTACTGTCGGTCAGAACGCCGACAACGCGCGCCAGGCTTCCGGGCTCGCAAAAAGCGCGGCTGACACCGCGAAAACCGGTGGCGATCAGGCCACGAAGGTCGCCAGTACGATGCAGGCGATTGCTGCCAGTTCGCAAAAGATTGGCGACATCATCGGGGTGATCGACGGCATTGCCTTCCAGACCAATATTCTGGCGCTGAACGCGGCGGTTGAAGCGGCGCGGGCCGGCGAACAGGGGCGTGGCTTTGCGGTGGTTGCCGGAGAAGTCCGTAACCTGGCGAGCCGCAGCGCACAGGCGGCGAAAGAGATTAAAGGATTGATTGAAGAGTCGGTGAATCGCGTCCACCAGGGATCGCAGCTCGTTAACACCGCGGCACACACCATGACGGAAATCGTGAGCTCGGTGACGCGGGTCAACGACATCATGGGCGAGATTGCCTCGGCGTCAGACGAACAGCGCAGAGGGATTGAGCAGGTGGCGCAGGCGGTCACGCAGATGGACCAGGTGACGCAACAGAACGCCGCACTGGTGGAAGAAGCCGCCGCCGCGACCGACCAACTCGCGCATCAGGCCGACACGCTGTCAGCCCGTGTGGCGGTATTCAAACTGGAAGAACACGTTGTAACACACCAAGAATCGGCACCGCCGCAGGCTGTGCCCGTTGTATCCTGA
- the tar gene encoding methyl-accepting chemotaxis protein II: MFNRIRVVTMLMMVLGVFALLQLVSGGLLFSSLQQNQKSFVISNDLRQQQSELTSTWDLMLQTRINLSRSSARMMMDANNQQSSAKTDLLKGAKASLAQAAEHYARFKSIDPLPEMAEVSSNVDEKYQKYFAGLTELVQFLENGNMDAFFAQPTQGMQNGLGDAKSKYASVSEKLYRQAFDESARDYQFAQWQLAILAVVLVLILVVVWYGIRHTLLNPLARVIAHIREIAGGNLTNTLTVAGRNEIGELAGSVDHMQRSLVETVTQVREGSDAIYSGTTEIATGNTDLSSRTEQQASALEETAASMEELTATVKQNADNARQASQLAQSASETAQHGGKVVDNVVKTMHEIAGSSKKIADIISVIDGIAFQTNILALNAAVEAARAGEQGRGFAVVAGEVRNLASRSAQAAKEIKALIEDSVSRVDTGSVLVESAGDTMNDIVNAVTRVTDIMGEIASASDEQSRGIDQVALAVSEMDRVTQQNASLVQESAAAAAALEEQASRLTMAVSAFRLAARPFAVKTKEERTSADASRTAQKPSLSMEHDTNWETF; encoded by the coding sequence ATGTTTAACCGTATCCGCGTTGTCACAATGCTGATGATGGTGCTGGGGGTTTTCGCACTGCTACAGCTTGTATCTGGTGGTTTGCTGTTTTCGTCTTTACAGCAGAATCAAAAAAGTTTTGTTATTTCCAACGATCTACGCCAACAGCAAAGTGAACTGACCTCGACATGGGATCTGATGCTGCAAACACGTATCAACCTCAGCCGTTCCTCTGCGCGCATGATGATGGACGCGAACAACCAGCAGAGCAGCGCAAAAACTGACTTGCTGAAGGGCGCGAAAGCGTCGCTTGCCCAGGCGGCAGAACATTACGCCAGGTTTAAATCTATCGATCCTCTGCCGGAGATGGCGGAGGTCAGCAGTAATGTGGACGAAAAATACCAGAAATATTTTGCTGGCTTAACCGAACTGGTGCAGTTCCTGGAAAACGGCAACATGGATGCCTTTTTCGCACAGCCCACGCAGGGGATGCAAAACGGCCTTGGCGACGCGAAGAGCAAGTACGCCAGCGTCAGCGAAAAACTCTATCGCCAGGCGTTTGATGAAAGCGCACGCGATTACCAGTTTGCGCAGTGGCAACTCGCCATCCTGGCGGTGGTGCTGGTGCTGATCCTGGTGGTGGTGTGGTACGGCATTCGTCATACCCTGCTCAACCCGCTTGCCAGGGTCATCGCGCATATTCGTGAAATCGCTGGCGGCAATCTGACCAACACCCTGACCGTCGCCGGACGTAATGAGATTGGCGAACTGGCTGGCAGCGTCGATCACATGCAGCGCTCGCTGGTGGAGACGGTGACCCAGGTGCGTGAAGGATCGGATGCTATTTACTCCGGCACGACGGAAATCGCCACCGGTAACACCGATCTCTCGTCGCGAACCGAACAACAGGCGTCGGCGCTGGAAGAGACGGCAGCCAGCATGGAAGAGTTGACCGCGACGGTGAAACAGAACGCCGACAATGCCCGTCAGGCGTCGCAACTGGCGCAGAGCGCGTCGGAAACCGCGCAGCACGGCGGTAAAGTCGTGGATAACGTCGTCAAGACGATGCACGAAATCGCCGGCAGCTCGAAGAAGATTGCCGACATTATCAGCGTCATCGACGGTATTGCTTTCCAGACCAACATCCTGGCGCTGAACGCGGCGGTGGAAGCCGCGCGGGCGGGCGAGCAGGGGCGTGGCTTTGCGGTGGTAGCGGGCGAAGTCCGTAACCTGGCCAGTCGCAGTGCGCAGGCGGCAAAAGAGATCAAAGCGCTGATTGAAGATTCTGTCTCGCGCGTGGATACCGGCTCCGTACTGGTCGAGAGCGCGGGCGACACCATGAACGATATCGTCAATGCAGTGACCCGCGTGACCGACATTATGGGCGAAATTGCCTCGGCCTCTGATGAACAAAGTCGTGGCATCGATCAGGTGGCGCTGGCGGTTTCTGAAATGGACCGCGTAACGCAGCAAAACGCCTCGCTGGTGCAGGAATCTGCCGCCGCTGCCGCTGCGCTGGAAGAACAGGCCAGCCGTCTGACGATGGCGGTGTCTGCATTTCGTCTTGCCGCGCGTCCCTTTGCGGTAAAAACCAAAGAAGAACGGACTTCTGCAGACGCGTCTCGCACGGCGCAGAAGCCCTCGTTAAGCATGGAGCACGATACTAACTGGGAAACATTTTGA